A section of the Lynx canadensis isolate LIC74 chromosome A1, mLynCan4.pri.v2, whole genome shotgun sequence genome encodes:
- the PAIP2 gene encoding LOW QUALITY PROTEIN: polyadenylate-binding protein-interacting protein 2 (The sequence of the model RefSeq protein was modified relative to this genomic sequence to represent the inferred CDS: inserted 1 base in 1 codon; deleted 1 base in 1 codon), with protein sequence MKDPSRSSTSPSIINEDVIINGHSHEDDNPFAEYMWMENEEEFNRQIEEELWEEEFIERCFQEMLEEEEEHEWFIPARDLPQTMDQIQDXFNDLVISDGSSLEDLVVKSNLNPNAKELFLGEVLKYLSRPGPSFGGCSTFPHCEAVLEDLIVKALSCHCVTLMHCQSLLVLHA encoded by the exons ATGAAAGATCCAAGTCGCAGCAGTACTAGCCCAAGCATCATCAATGAAGATGTGATTATTAATGGTCATTCTCATGAAGATGACAATCCATTTGCAGAGTACATGTGGATGGAAAATGAAGAGGAATTCAACAGACAA ATAGAAGAGGAGTTATGGGAAGAAGAATTTATTGAACGCTGTTTCCAAGAAATgctggaagaagaagaggaacaTGAGTGG TTTATTCCAGCTCGAGATCTCCCACAAACTATGGACCAAATCCAAG CATTTAATGACCTTGTTATCAGTGATGGCTCTTCTCTGGAAGATCTTGtg GTCAAGAGCAATCTGAATCCAAATGCAAAGGAGTTGTTCCTGGGTGAAGTACTAAAATATTTGAGTAGACCGGGGCCCTCTTTTGGTGGATGTAGCACATTTCCACACTGTGAGGCAGTATTAGAAGACTTAATTGTAAAAGCTCTCTCTTGTCACTGTGTTACACTTATGCATTGCCAAAGTTTGTTAGTCTTGCATGCTTAA
- the SLC23A1 gene encoding LOW QUALITY PROTEIN: solute carrier family 23 member 1 (The sequence of the model RefSeq protein was modified relative to this genomic sequence to represent the inferred CDS: inserted 1 base in 1 codon) has translation MKLLPRWRALLPVGPWNRAWPWAQQPRRTAHTCAPKMRAQEDPEGQTQHESLGSAGTSTRDPTMSLPTEPKFDMLYKIEDVPPWYLCILLGFQHYLTCFSGTIAVPFLLAEALCVGRDQYMVSQLIGTIFTCVGITTLIQTTLGIRLPLFQASAFAFLVPAKAILGLERWKCPPEEEIYGNWSLPLNTSHIWHPRIREVQGAIMVSSMVEVVIGLMGLPGALLSYIGPLTVTPTVSLIGLSVFQAAGDRAGSHWGISACSILLIVLFSQYLRNLTFLLPVYRWGKGLTLFRIQIFKMFPIVLAIMTVWLLCYILTLTNALPSDPTAYGFQARTDARGDIMAIAPWIRIPYPCQWGLPTVTAAAVLGMFSATLAGIIESIGDYYACARLAGAPPPPVHAINRGIFTEGICCIIAGLLGTGNGSTSSSPNIGVLGITKVGSRRVVQYGAGIMLVLGTVGKFTALFASLPDPILGGMFCTLFGMITAVGLSNLQFVDMNSSRNLFVLGFSMFFGLTLPNYLESNPGVINTGIPEVDQILTVLLTTEMXVGGCLAFILDNTVPGSPEERGLIQWKAGAHANSEMSASLKSYDFPIGMSMVKRTAFLKYIPICPVFRGFSRSKAQHPVPEDTPDNIHTGSACTKV, from the exons GAACCGCTCACACCTGTGCCCCAAAGATGAGGGCCCAGGAGGACCCCGAGGGCCAGACACAG CATGAGTCCCTGGGCTCAGCAGGGACCTCCACGAGGGATCCCACGATGTCCCTGCCTACAGAACCCAAGTTTGACATGTTGTACAAGATTGAGGATGTGCCACCCTGGTACCTGTGCATTCTGCTGGGCTTCCAG CATTACTTGACATGCTTCAGTGGCACCATTGCTGTGCCCTTCCTCCTGGCTGAGGCACTGTGTGTGGGCCGTGACCAGTACATGGTCAGCCAACTCATCGGTACTATCTTCACCTGCGTGGGCATCACCACCCTCATCCAGACCACACTGGGCATCCG GCTGCCACTGTTCCAGGCCAGCGCCTTTGCATTTCTGGTCCCAGCGAAAGCCATCCTGGGCCTGGAGAGATGGAAATGCCCCCCAGAAG AGGAGATCTACGGTAACTGGAGTCTTCCCCTGAACACTTCTCATATCTGGCACCCACGGATACGTGAG GTCCAGGGTGCAATCATGGTATCCAGCATGGTGGAGGTGGTGATCGGGCTGATGGGGCTGCCTGGGGCCCTGCTCAGCTACATAGGGCCTCTCACGGTCACCCCCACGGTCTCCCTCATTGGCCTCTCTGTCTTCCAAGCTGCTGGCGACCGAGCTGGCTCCCACTGGGGCATCTCAGCTTG TTCCATTCTCCTGATCGTCCTCTTCTCCCAGTACCTGCGTAACCTCACCTTCCTGCTGCCTGTCTACCGTTGGGGCAAAGGCCTCACTCTCTTCCGCATCCAGATCTTCAAGATGTTTCCT ATCGTGCTGGCCATCATGACCGTGTGGCTGCTCTGCTATATCCTGACCCTGACGAATGCGCTGCCCTCAGACCCCACAGCTTATGGATTCCAGGCACGAACGGACGCCCGAGGGGACATCATGGCTATTGCGCCCTGGATCCGCATCCCCTACCCCT GTCAGTGGGGTCTGCCCACAGTGACTGCGGCTGCTGTCCTGGGAATGTTCAGTGCCACACTGGCCGGCATCATTGAGTCCATCGGAGATTACTATGCTTGTGCCCGCCTGGCTGGTGCACCACCCCCTCCAGTACATGCTATCAACAG GGGCATCTTCACGGAAGGCATCTGCTGCATTATCGCAGGTCTGCTGGGCACAGGCAACGGGTCCACCTCGTCTAGCCCCAACATTGGCGTTCTAGGGATTACCAAG GTGGGCAGCCGGCGCGTGGTGCAATATGGTGCGGGCATCATGCTAGTCCTGGGCACTGTTGGCAAATTCACCGCCCTTTTTGCCTCGCTCCCTGACCCCATCCTGGGGGGCATGTTCTGCACCCTTTTCG GCATGATTACGGCTGTGGGGCTATCCAACTTGCAGTTCGTGGACATGAACTCCTCTCGCAACCTGTTCGTGCTCGGATTTTCCATGTTCTTCGGGCTCACGCTGCCCAATTACCTGGAGTCCAACCCCGGCGTCATCAACACAG GCATTCCTGAAGTGGACCAGATTCTGACTGTGCTGCTGACCACAGAGA TTGTGGGTGGGTGCCTCGCTTTCATACTGGACAACACAGTGCCAG GGAGCCCAGAGGAACGAGGTCTAATACAGTGGAAAGCTGGGGCCCATGCCAACAGTGAGATGTCTGCCAGCCTCAAGAGCTATGACTTCCCCATTGGGATGAGCATGGTAAAGAGGACTGCCTTTCTGAAATACATTCCTATCTGCCCAGTCTTCAGAGGATTTTCAAGGTCAAAAGCCCAGCATCCAGTTCCAGAAGACACTCCAGATAATATACATACTGGGTCTGCGTGCACCAAAGTCTGA